A window of the Hordeum vulgare subsp. vulgare chromosome 5H, MorexV3_pseudomolecules_assembly, whole genome shotgun sequence genome harbors these coding sequences:
- the LOC123396379 gene encoding uncharacterized protein LOC123396379 produces the protein MVRSLPSVSMEGRRLEEEEQEQREVLLIHSQVRRIKREDEETRRHLLKLQLLETRPAAGHGQEASRPASRSLSPLRRSGSAISVGDWA, from the coding sequence aTGGTGAGATCGCTTCCGTCTGTTTCGATGGAGGGGAGgaggctggaggaggaggagcaggagcagcggGAGGTGCTGCTCATCCACAGCCAGGTGAGGAGGATCAAGCGGGAGGACGAGGAGACCCGGAGGCACCTCCTGAAGCTGCAGCTGCTGGAGACGAGGCCGGCGGCCGGGCACGGGCAGGAGGCCTCGCGGCCGGCCTCCCGCTCGCTGTCGCCACTGCGGCGCTCCGGGAGCGCCATATCGGTCGGTGACTGGGCCTAG